Proteins encoded together in one Catellatospora citrea window:
- a CDS encoding nitroreductase/quinone reductase family protein, with protein MPRSRKYRVITGLERVNNRITRWALRRGLAPNAFALLETTGRRSGLPRHTPVGNGLVGDVFWLVAAHGRQADYVRNLIADPVVRVKVGGRWRAGRAVVLPGDDVAARSRSLPHQWDAAIGRLMATRPLTVRIDLAAG; from the coding sequence ATGCCGCGCTCGCGCAAGTACCGGGTGATCACCGGGCTGGAACGGGTCAACAACCGGATCACCCGGTGGGCGCTGCGCCGAGGGCTGGCGCCGAACGCGTTCGCGCTGCTGGAGACGACCGGCCGGCGGTCCGGGCTGCCCCGGCACACCCCGGTCGGCAACGGGCTGGTCGGCGATGTCTTCTGGCTCGTCGCCGCGCACGGGCGGCAGGCCGACTACGTGCGCAACCTGATCGCGGACCCGGTGGTGCGGGTGAAGGTCGGCGGGCGCTGGCGCGCGGGCCGGGCCGTCGTGCTGCCCGGCGACGACGTGGCGGCCCGCTCGCGGTCATTGCCGCACCAGTGGGACGCCGCGATCGGCCGGCTGATGGCCACCCGACCGCTGACCGTACGCATCGACCTCGCCGCAGGCTGA